A part of Oncorhynchus gorbuscha isolate QuinsamMale2020 ecotype Even-year linkage group LG09, OgorEven_v1.0, whole genome shotgun sequence genomic DNA contains:
- the rbm44 gene encoding RNA-binding protein 44 isoform X5, producing the protein MSSNLNKSRRPTFYGVIQCPNCGTSCSSGAKICRRCSTPIHKEIPACHSEEEKELGLLPNNVKEELNLFNCSGHGGVQSVQAHHQAEAGAVQQFRGCQPQSFTTTTTFPSTTVGCLVNLQDSFQSACGDTSGSHIGATEDSPGQQEAHFSKVELLSQLWEEGRWQDGNNCSSVAVYKDPSAQTSFSLDMELEIQSQRGKTLSQSAIESQEGESMAKSMSMHDHMADFPMLDRETPPEYYSFNSTRMDRTEWNDTSINTSQLAEPDRDDSLSLMATIKSTEQPSGAVEVEPPEGSMVSSCAGDRSEYCDWTYDNCPGNLANEEEASRCQIENNGVDYRSLMKEDGSILMYKASNEGTPDLNVTPPQGQTKMDQSGWSRESLSAPQTLKKEELSIYEESFLSISPGGASADVVTTTQHENGMSTFSLVNLNQTFDLSPSRVTEARLSTADHSTSKHVLVGIDHSLTGCNQNTQTQGTATTDKSVITEVHMADLEYLTEEFIKLKFSQEELKELKEQMASSAGGVSVRDVRGCDNADRGQCDCGQRAMRAELNLLALQYGMCQRHCWRRYYTSPEGDRLVQGTEGPPESLVTVLQLLEVDYREMRRRVLSGIPLDQLRPLSVDSQRITSGTSYVPQHIIDESLGNALSDASGRSSQQLQVEDARVDDASAGGDGELNRPSLSQSVLSVLGQDDGIFGRIKVEGPVGNPKDEDCRSVKAVIHLPQQPVVNRRPRPGGTKDHNSSEAWFDAEEDLEPGGVELKEGGLAEVLVEEGNGKNRVEGEKPHDKHTPKDFSFTGIIGEKDQSSFLCITDLPSDVTEREVMLWFEKYQASEVSISTFSNNLRVAIVTVSGPKMADSAVSEMDGCSMHGQTVHVAHICSPSHTGNQSQSQGQGRQTQQQHIPSASTKAGPSGDTPCPQDSKRRNTHITTPLMPLQLSLQKRTTVCDSPTASGTCVPQHYATMGSFDTLMAHLSLRHPEAGRQRIVDALLDLRAKHQGFLSGLPLKTIVNMTSDLLTR; encoded by the exons ATGTCGTCAAACCTAAACAA ATCCAGAAGGCCCACATTCTATGGTGTGATTCAGTGTCCCAACTGTGGAACCAGTTGTTCTTCAGGAGCTAAAATATGCCGACGCTGTAGCACACCTATCCATAAGGAGATCCCGGCATGCCATTCAG aagaggagaaagagttaGGTCTTCTTCCCAACAACGTGAAGGAGGAGCTTAATCTGTTCAACTGTTCAGGGCACGGAGGAGTCCAGTCAGTCCAAGCCCACCACCAGGCGGAAGCAGGAGCAGTGCAACAGTTCAGGGGATGTCAGCCTCAGtcctttactactactactaccttccCATCCACAACAGTGGGCTGTCTGGTCAACCTTCAGGATAGCTTCCAGTCAGCCTGTGGTGATACCAGTGGCAGCCATATTGGAGCCACAGAGGATTCTCCAGGCCAACAGGAGGCGCACTTCTCCAAGGTCGAGCTGCTCTCTCAGCTGTGGGAGGAAGGGCGGtggcaggatggcaacaactgcagTAGTGTGGCGGTATATAAGGATCCGTCTGCCCAGACTAGCTTCTCTCTGGATATGGAGCTGGAGATACAAAGCCAGAGAGGAAAAACCCTGAGCCAGTCTGCCATCGAAAGCCAGGAGGGTGAATCCATGGCCAAATCCATGTCCATGCATGACCACATGGCAGACTTCCCCATGTTGGACCGGGAAACTCCTCCAGAGTACTACAGCTTCAACAGCACTAGGATGGACCGCACAGAGTGGAACGACACCAGCATCAACACCAGCCAGTTAGCAGAGCCGGACCGCGACGACTCACTATCACTCATGGCCACCATTAAGAGCACTGAGCAGCCTAGCGGCGCAGTGGAGGTGGAGCCACCTGAAGGCAGTATGGTGTCTTCCTGCGCTGGAGACCGCAGCGAGTACTGTGATTGGACTTACGACAACTGCCCCGGCAACCTAGCAAATGAGGAAGAGGCCTCAAGATGCCAGATAGAGAATAACGGTGTCGACTACCGGAGCCTCATGAAAGAGGATGGGAGTATTCTCATGTATAAAGCAAGTAATGAGGGGACACCTGACTTAAACGTGACACCCCCTCAAGGCCAAACCAAAATGGACCAGTCTGGTTGGTCTAGAGAGAGTCTCAGTGCACCCCAAACCCTGAAGAAAGAGGAGCTGTCCATCTATGAGGAGTCCTTCTTGTCAATAAGCCCTGGTGGGGCATCGGCGGACGTCGTGACCACCACACAGCATGAGAACGGTATGTCTACGTTCTCGCTAGTCAATCTGAACCAGACTTTTGATCTCTCGCCTTCACGGGTCACAGAAGCCAGGCTAAGCACAGCCGACCATTCAACATCTAAACATGTGTTGGTTGGTATTGACCACAGTCTAACAGGCTGCAACCAGAACACACAAACTCAGGGCACAGCTACAACTGACAAGTCTGTCATCACTGAAGTCCACATGGCAGACCTGGAGTATCTGACTGAG GAATTCATCAAGCTGAAATTTTCTCAAGAGGAACTGAAAGAGCTGAAAGAGCAAATGGCAAG CTCTGCAGGCggtgtgagtgtgagagatgTAAGAGGCTGCGACAACGCGGACCGTGGGCAATGTGACTGTGGCCAGCGTGCCATGCGGGCAGAGCTGAACCTGCTGGCCCTGCAGTATGGGATGTGCCAACGGCACTGCTGGAGACGCTACTACACCTCACCTGAGGGAGACCGTCTGGTCCAGGG GACTGAGGGCCCTCCTGAGAGCCTGGTGACAGTGCTGCAGCTCCTGGAGGTAGActacagagagatgaggagacgCGTCCTGTCAGGTATACCCCTGGACCAGCTCAGGCCCCTGTCTGTCGACTCCCAGAGGATCACCTCAGGGACCAGCTATGTCCCCCAACAT ATAATTGACGAGTCTTTGGGAAATGCTCTGTCTGA TGCCTCAGGTAGGAGCTCCCAGCAGTTGCAGGTAGAGGATGCCCGTGTCGACGACGCCAGTGCAGGTGGTGATGGAGAGTTAAACAGACCCAGTCTGTCCCAGTCTGTTTTATCAGTCCTTGGACAGGATGATGGGATTTTTGGCAGGATCAAGGTAGAAGGGCCCGTTGGTAACCCAAAGGATGAGGACTGCAGATCTGTGAAAGCGGTCATCCACCTCCCCCAGCAGCCTGTGGTCAACCGGAGGCCCAGGCCAG GTGGAACCAAAGACCACAACTCCAGCGAGGCGTGGTTCGATGCAGAGGAGGACCTTGAGCCTGGTGGTGTAGAGCTGAAGGAAGGAGGTCTGGCTGAGGTCCTGGTGGAGGAAGGAAATGGCAAGAATAGGGTTGAGGGGGAAAAGCCACATGACAAACATACCCCTAAAGATTTTTCGTTTACGG GAATAATTGGGGAGAAGGATCAGAGCTCCTTCCTGTGCATCACAGACCTTCCCAGTGATGTAACGGAG AGAGAAGTTATGCTCTGGTTTGAGAAGTATCAGGCTTCTGAAGTGAGCATTTCCACCTTCAGCAACAACCTCCG AGTTGCTATAGTGACTGTGAGTGGTCCAAAGATGGCTGACAGTGCAGTGAGTGAGATGGACGGGTGCAGTATGCATGGACAGACAGTGCATGTGGCGCACATCTGCAGCCCAAGCCACACTGGTaaccagagccagagccagggtCAGGGGCGGCAAACCCAGCAGCAGCATATTCCCTCAGCCAGCACCAAGGCAGGGCCCTCTGGAGACACTCCATGCCCCCAAGACTCCAAGAGGAGAAACACCCATATCACCACCCCACTGATG cccctgcAACTCAGCCTCCAGAAGAGGACCACCGTGTGTGACTCCCCCACCGCGTCGGGGACCTGTGTGCCCCAGCACTACGCCACCATGGGTAGTTTCGATACACTGATGGCCCATTTGTCATTGCGCCACCCAGAGGCAGGGAGGCAAAGGATTGTAGATGCCCTGCTGGACCTGAGGGCCAAACACCAGGGGTTCCTCAGTGGCCTGCCTCTCAAGACCATTGTAAACATGACCTCTGACCTGCTGACACGATAA
- the rbm44 gene encoding RNA-binding protein 44 isoform X4: MWYPFPMLMPLSLSPEPQRPSDISQTPYASGMIQMHMVPCDQRFFQNAMNGLADPPSLWIEDCRKFLLNRSVFDLVKVTHFLELTDPKLLGWYLSLPVEDRKLIQEEGGLHRFLQRHPALNVARQLVYVKQQVRGCWKPPAVTQTMSSNLNKSRRPTFYGVIQCPNCGTSCSSGAKICRRCSTPIHKEIPACHSGHGGVQSVQAHHQAEAGAVQQFRGCQPQSFTTTTTFPSTTVGCLVNLQDSFQSACGDTSGSHIGATEDSPGQQEAHFSKVELLSQLWEEGRWQDGNNCSSVAVYKDPSAQTSFSLDMELEIQSQRGKTLSQSAIESQEGESMAKSMSMHDHMADFPMLDRETPPEYYSFNSTRMDRTEWNDTSINTSQLAEPDRDDSLSLMATIKSTEQPSGAVEVEPPEGSMVSSCAGDRSEYCDWTYDNCPGNLANEEEASRCQIENNGVDYRSLMKEDGSILMYKASNEGTPDLNVTPPQGQTKMDQSGWSRESLSAPQTLKKEELSIYEESFLSISPGGASADVVTTTQHENGMSTFSLVNLNQTFDLSPSRVTEARLSTADHSTSKHVLVGIDHSLTGCNQNTQTQGTATTDKSVITEVHMADLEYLTEEFIKLKFSQEELKELKEQMASSAGGVSVRDVRGCDNADRGQCDCGQRAMRAELNLLALQYGMCQRHCWRRYYTSPEGDRLVQGTEGPPESLVTVLQLLEVDYREMRRRVLSGIPLDQLRPLSVDSQRITSGTSYVPQHIIDESLGNALSDASGRSSQQLQVEDARVDDASAGGDGELNRPSLSQSVLSVLGQDDGIFGRIKVEGPVGNPKDEDCRSVKAVIHLPQQPVVNRRPRPGGTKDHNSSEAWFDAEEDLEPGGVELKEGGLAEVLVEEGNGKNRVEGEKPHDKHTPKDFSFTGIIGEKDQSSFLCITDLPSDVTEREVMLWFEKYQASEVSISTFSNNLRVAIVTVSGPKMADSAVSEMDGCSMHGQTVHVAHICSPSHTGNQSQSQGQGRQTQQQHIPSASTKAGPSGDTPCPQDSKRRNTHITTPLMPLQLSLQKRTTVCDSPTASGTCVPQHYATMGSFDTLMAHLSLRHPEAGRQRIVDALLDLRAKHQGFLSGLPLKTIVNMTSDLLTR; the protein is encoded by the exons ATGTGGTATCCCTTCCCAATGCTCATGCCGTTGTCTCTGTCGCCGGAGCCACAGCGTCCATCAGATATTTCTCAAACGCCCTATGCATCAGGGATGATTCAGATGCATATGGTACCTTGTGACCAACGTTTCTTTCAAAATGCAATGAACGGGTTGGCTG ACCCTCCGTCTTTGTGGATAGAGGACTGCAGGAAATTCCTTCTCAACAG GTCTGTGTTTGACCTGGTGAAAGTCACCCATTTCCTGGAGCTGACAGACCCCAAGCTGCTGGGTTGGTACTTATCGCTGCCTGTGGAGGATAGGAAGCTCATACAAG AGGAAGGAGGACTCCATCGGTTTCTGCAGAGGCATCCGGCTCTGAACGTAGCCAGACAACTGGTTTATGTGAAAC AACAGGTGAGAGGTTGCTGGAAACCTCCTGCTGTTACGCAGACGATGTCGTCAAACCTAAACAA ATCCAGAAGGCCCACATTCTATGGTGTGATTCAGTGTCCCAACTGTGGAACCAGTTGTTCTTCAGGAGCTAAAATATGCCGACGCTGTAGCACACCTATCCATAAGGAGATCCCGGCATGCCATTCAG GGCACGGAGGAGTCCAGTCAGTCCAAGCCCACCACCAGGCGGAAGCAGGAGCAGTGCAACAGTTCAGGGGATGTCAGCCTCAGtcctttactactactactaccttccCATCCACAACAGTGGGCTGTCTGGTCAACCTTCAGGATAGCTTCCAGTCAGCCTGTGGTGATACCAGTGGCAGCCATATTGGAGCCACAGAGGATTCTCCAGGCCAACAGGAGGCGCACTTCTCCAAGGTCGAGCTGCTCTCTCAGCTGTGGGAGGAAGGGCGGtggcaggatggcaacaactgcagTAGTGTGGCGGTATATAAGGATCCGTCTGCCCAGACTAGCTTCTCTCTGGATATGGAGCTGGAGATACAAAGCCAGAGAGGAAAAACCCTGAGCCAGTCTGCCATCGAAAGCCAGGAGGGTGAATCCATGGCCAAATCCATGTCCATGCATGACCACATGGCAGACTTCCCCATGTTGGACCGGGAAACTCCTCCAGAGTACTACAGCTTCAACAGCACTAGGATGGACCGCACAGAGTGGAACGACACCAGCATCAACACCAGCCAGTTAGCAGAGCCGGACCGCGACGACTCACTATCACTCATGGCCACCATTAAGAGCACTGAGCAGCCTAGCGGCGCAGTGGAGGTGGAGCCACCTGAAGGCAGTATGGTGTCTTCCTGCGCTGGAGACCGCAGCGAGTACTGTGATTGGACTTACGACAACTGCCCCGGCAACCTAGCAAATGAGGAAGAGGCCTCAAGATGCCAGATAGAGAATAACGGTGTCGACTACCGGAGCCTCATGAAAGAGGATGGGAGTATTCTCATGTATAAAGCAAGTAATGAGGGGACACCTGACTTAAACGTGACACCCCCTCAAGGCCAAACCAAAATGGACCAGTCTGGTTGGTCTAGAGAGAGTCTCAGTGCACCCCAAACCCTGAAGAAAGAGGAGCTGTCCATCTATGAGGAGTCCTTCTTGTCAATAAGCCCTGGTGGGGCATCGGCGGACGTCGTGACCACCACACAGCATGAGAACGGTATGTCTACGTTCTCGCTAGTCAATCTGAACCAGACTTTTGATCTCTCGCCTTCACGGGTCACAGAAGCCAGGCTAAGCACAGCCGACCATTCAACATCTAAACATGTGTTGGTTGGTATTGACCACAGTCTAACAGGCTGCAACCAGAACACACAAACTCAGGGCACAGCTACAACTGACAAGTCTGTCATCACTGAAGTCCACATGGCAGACCTGGAGTATCTGACTGAG GAATTCATCAAGCTGAAATTTTCTCAAGAGGAACTGAAAGAGCTGAAAGAGCAAATGGCAAG CTCTGCAGGCggtgtgagtgtgagagatgTAAGAGGCTGCGACAACGCGGACCGTGGGCAATGTGACTGTGGCCAGCGTGCCATGCGGGCAGAGCTGAACCTGCTGGCCCTGCAGTATGGGATGTGCCAACGGCACTGCTGGAGACGCTACTACACCTCACCTGAGGGAGACCGTCTGGTCCAGGG GACTGAGGGCCCTCCTGAGAGCCTGGTGACAGTGCTGCAGCTCCTGGAGGTAGActacagagagatgaggagacgCGTCCTGTCAGGTATACCCCTGGACCAGCTCAGGCCCCTGTCTGTCGACTCCCAGAGGATCACCTCAGGGACCAGCTATGTCCCCCAACAT ATAATTGACGAGTCTTTGGGAAATGCTCTGTCTGA TGCCTCAGGTAGGAGCTCCCAGCAGTTGCAGGTAGAGGATGCCCGTGTCGACGACGCCAGTGCAGGTGGTGATGGAGAGTTAAACAGACCCAGTCTGTCCCAGTCTGTTTTATCAGTCCTTGGACAGGATGATGGGATTTTTGGCAGGATCAAGGTAGAAGGGCCCGTTGGTAACCCAAAGGATGAGGACTGCAGATCTGTGAAAGCGGTCATCCACCTCCCCCAGCAGCCTGTGGTCAACCGGAGGCCCAGGCCAG GTGGAACCAAAGACCACAACTCCAGCGAGGCGTGGTTCGATGCAGAGGAGGACCTTGAGCCTGGTGGTGTAGAGCTGAAGGAAGGAGGTCTGGCTGAGGTCCTGGTGGAGGAAGGAAATGGCAAGAATAGGGTTGAGGGGGAAAAGCCACATGACAAACATACCCCTAAAGATTTTTCGTTTACGG GAATAATTGGGGAGAAGGATCAGAGCTCCTTCCTGTGCATCACAGACCTTCCCAGTGATGTAACGGAG AGAGAAGTTATGCTCTGGTTTGAGAAGTATCAGGCTTCTGAAGTGAGCATTTCCACCTTCAGCAACAACCTCCG AGTTGCTATAGTGACTGTGAGTGGTCCAAAGATGGCTGACAGTGCAGTGAGTGAGATGGACGGGTGCAGTATGCATGGACAGACAGTGCATGTGGCGCACATCTGCAGCCCAAGCCACACTGGTaaccagagccagagccagggtCAGGGGCGGCAAACCCAGCAGCAGCATATTCCCTCAGCCAGCACCAAGGCAGGGCCCTCTGGAGACACTCCATGCCCCCAAGACTCCAAGAGGAGAAACACCCATATCACCACCCCACTGATG cccctgcAACTCAGCCTCCAGAAGAGGACCACCGTGTGTGACTCCCCCACCGCGTCGGGGACCTGTGTGCCCCAGCACTACGCCACCATGGGTAGTTTCGATACACTGATGGCCCATTTGTCATTGCGCCACCCAGAGGCAGGGAGGCAAAGGATTGTAGATGCCCTGCTGGACCTGAGGGCCAAACACCAGGGGTTCCTCAGTGGCCTGCCTCTCAAGACCATTGTAAACATGACCTCTGACCTGCTGACACGATAA